A single region of the Streptomyces vilmorinianum genome encodes:
- a CDS encoding anchored repeat-type ABC transporter ATP-binding subunit, protein MTATDEELLRIDSVSVVLTGRTAVENASLTVSAGELVGLLGPNGAGKTTLLRAALGLTATSAGAISTTGRVGYVPQRHEFAWDFPIDVAGAVLSGRTRAIGWLRRPRAHDRAAADAALELAGLTALRRRPLGELSGGQRQRVLVARALACEPRLLLLDEPFTGVDVPTQELLDELFGRLAADGRGLLMTTHDLAAAARTCKRVVLLNRTVVAEGGPGLLADPQQMLRAFGLDRAIRPEAVA, encoded by the coding sequence ATGACGGCCACCGACGAGGAACTGCTGCGGATCGACTCCGTCTCCGTCGTCCTCACCGGCCGCACCGCCGTGGAGAACGCCTCGCTGACCGTGTCCGCGGGAGAACTGGTCGGCCTGCTGGGGCCCAACGGGGCGGGGAAGACGACACTGCTTCGCGCGGCGCTCGGGCTCACCGCGACATCGGCCGGCGCGATCTCCACGACCGGCCGGGTCGGCTACGTACCCCAACGCCACGAGTTCGCCTGGGACTTCCCCATCGACGTGGCGGGCGCCGTACTGAGCGGCCGTACGAGGGCGATCGGCTGGCTCCGGCGGCCGCGGGCCCACGACCGGGCGGCCGCGGACGCGGCCCTGGAGCTCGCCGGGCTGACCGCGCTGCGCCGCCGTCCCCTCGGGGAGCTGTCGGGAGGGCAGCGCCAGCGCGTCCTGGTGGCGCGCGCCCTCGCGTGCGAACCCCGGCTGCTGCTGCTCGACGAGCCGTTCACCGGCGTCGACGTCCCCACGCAGGAGTTGCTCGACGAACTCTTCGGCCGGCTGGCCGCCGACGGCAGAGGACTGCTGATGACCACGCACGACCTGGCGGCGGCCGCCCGCACCTGCAAGCGGGTGGTGCTCCTGAACCGAACGGTCGTCGCCGAGGGCGGCCCCGGTCTCCTCGCCGATCCGCAGCAGATGCTGCGGGCCTTCGGTCTCGACCGGGCGATCCGTCCGGAGGCGGTCGCATGA
- a CDS encoding anchored repeat-type ABC transporter permease subunit, whose amino-acid sequence MSELLAFFTDPWQLPFMRRAFAVAAIVGLVCGVVGVYVVLRGMAFIGDAVAHSAFPGVALAYAFEGNLLLGGAAAGATTAVLIAFVSQNRRLKEDTVIGVFFAFAFGLGIVLVSTRDSWTTDLSSFLFGQVLAVDSSDVWRVAGIGAVLVAVVLALRKELVAVSLDRETARAAGLPVLPLDLTLYCVVTATIVMSLEAVGNILVLALLITPAATARLLTERLWAMTLLASAIGCAGSLAGLYVSYAYDLAAGGSVVVVLTALFALVWLLAPRHGLAARLKPATRTSTTASTAA is encoded by the coding sequence ATGAGCGAGCTGCTGGCCTTCTTCACCGACCCGTGGCAGCTGCCGTTCATGCGGCGCGCCTTCGCGGTCGCCGCGATCGTCGGCCTGGTGTGCGGGGTCGTGGGGGTCTACGTGGTCCTGCGCGGCATGGCGTTCATCGGCGACGCGGTGGCCCACTCGGCCTTCCCCGGGGTGGCGCTCGCGTACGCCTTCGAGGGCAATCTGCTCCTCGGCGGCGCGGCGGCCGGGGCGACGACGGCGGTCCTCATCGCCTTCGTCTCCCAGAACCGCCGGCTGAAGGAGGACACCGTCATCGGTGTCTTCTTCGCCTTCGCGTTCGGCCTCGGCATCGTGCTCGTGTCGACGCGGGACAGCTGGACCACGGATCTGTCCTCGTTCCTCTTCGGCCAGGTCCTCGCGGTCGACTCCTCCGACGTCTGGCGGGTCGCGGGCATCGGCGCGGTCCTCGTCGCCGTCGTCCTGGCGCTGCGCAAGGAGCTGGTCGCCGTCAGCCTCGACCGCGAGACGGCCAGGGCGGCCGGGCTGCCCGTCCTCCCGCTCGACCTGACGCTGTACTGCGTGGTGACCGCCACGATCGTCATGTCGCTGGAGGCGGTCGGCAACATCCTCGTCCTGGCCCTGCTGATCACCCCGGCGGCGACGGCCCGGCTCCTGACGGAGCGTCTGTGGGCGATGACGCTGCTCGCCTCGGCGATCGGCTGCGCCGGCAGCCTCGCCGGCCTGTACGTGAGTTACGCCTACGACCTCGCGGCCGGCGGATCGGTCGTCGTCGTGCTCACCGCCCTGTTCGCGCTGGTCTGGCTCCTCGCACCACGCCACGGCCTCGCGGCACGCCTGAAACCCGCCACCAGGACCTCGACCACGGCCTCGACCGCCGCATAG
- a CDS encoding ABC transporter family substrate-binding protein, with protein sequence MSRTLRPITAAMVTAACAAALLVGCGGPSGPDRGARGAPAARGEQDINARPVEALRDGGALRVPVDALPTNYNPVQVNGARVVTWQLAEAILPSAFTEAPNGEHALNKAFFTSARLTSTSPQVITYTLADRAVWSNGRPLTWEDLRGQWQALSGRDTAYEGYSDVGYADIVSVERGASDKVAVVTLRRPFAEWQGLFRPLVPKELTASARSFNKGWLEAPSVTSGPFAVERIDRTGKTVTLRRNASWWARRPPLDQVVLRVLDPAARADELANRGIDVYPIGADLDLFTRARDMPGVEIRQAPERLAGQLTFNGAAGAPLAEEPLRRAVAQAVDPKAITDALVGRIVPGAKPVGHHILPPGDPGYRDNSATLPFDAAAAGRELDRLGWKPNGPYRERDGRRLSLRLIGQATPVGRTVTGLVTEQLRAVGIEARTRTVPLENFYDGYLLPGNFDLIAFEWTKSASPFAHDRPVFQKPKGDDFGSNFGRIHVPGIDELYDRGLAELDAGKRREIANRIDVLAWKHAHHLPLYAGSGAYAVRAELANYGARGLGSYGFESAGFLK encoded by the coding sequence ATGTCCAGGACCCTGAGGCCGATCACGGCGGCCATGGTGACGGCCGCCTGCGCCGCCGCGTTGCTGGTCGGGTGCGGCGGCCCGTCCGGCCCCGACCGCGGGGCGCGGGGCGCACCGGCCGCGCGCGGCGAGCAGGACATCAACGCCCGGCCCGTCGAGGCGCTGCGCGACGGAGGCGCACTGCGCGTACCGGTGGACGCGCTGCCCACCAATTACAACCCTGTCCAGGTCAACGGTGCCCGCGTGGTGACCTGGCAGCTGGCCGAGGCGATCCTGCCGAGCGCCTTCACGGAGGCGCCGAACGGCGAACACGCCCTGAACAAGGCGTTCTTCACCTCGGCCAGGCTGACCTCGACGTCGCCGCAGGTCATCACGTACACCCTCGCGGACCGGGCGGTCTGGAGCAACGGCCGGCCCCTCACCTGGGAGGACCTGCGCGGCCAGTGGCAGGCGCTGAGCGGCCGGGACACGGCGTACGAGGGGTACAGCGACGTCGGGTACGCGGACATCGTGTCGGTCGAGCGGGGCGCCTCGGACAAGGTGGCCGTGGTCACGCTGCGCAGGCCGTTCGCGGAGTGGCAGGGGCTGTTCCGCCCGCTGGTGCCCAAGGAGCTGACGGCGTCGGCGCGTTCCTTCAACAAGGGCTGGCTGGAGGCGCCGTCGGTCACCTCGGGTCCCTTCGCCGTCGAGCGGATCGACCGGACCGGGAAGACCGTCACGCTGCGGCGCAACGCCTCGTGGTGGGCGCGCCGGCCTCCTCTGGACCAGGTCGTGCTGCGGGTCCTCGACCCGGCCGCCCGCGCCGACGAGCTGGCCAACCGGGGCATCGACGTCTATCCCATCGGCGCGGACCTCGATCTGTTCACCCGGGCGCGGGACATGCCGGGGGTGGAGATCCGGCAGGCGCCCGAGCGGCTGGCCGGGCAGCTCACCTTCAACGGGGCCGCGGGCGCCCCGCTCGCCGAGGAGCCGCTGCGCCGGGCCGTCGCCCAGGCCGTGGACCCGAAAGCGATCACCGACGCGCTCGTCGGCCGGATCGTCCCCGGGGCGAAGCCCGTCGGCCATCACATTCTGCCGCCGGGCGACCCCGGCTACCGGGACAACTCCGCGACGCTGCCCTTCGACGCGGCGGCCGCCGGCCGGGAGCTCGACCGCCTGGGCTGGAAGCCGAACGGCCCCTACCGGGAGCGCGACGGCCGCAGGCTCTCCCTGCGGCTGATCGGTCAAGCCACGCCCGTGGGACGCACGGTCACCGGCCTCGTCACCGAGCAGCTGCGGGCCGTCGGCATCGAGGCGCGCACGCGGACCGTGCCGCTGGAGAACTTCTACGACGGGTACCTGCTGCCGGGGAACTTCGATCTCATCGCGTTCGAGTGGACGAAGTCGGCCTCGCCGTTCGCGCACGACCGGCCGGTGTTCCAGAAGCCGAAGGGCGACGACTTCGGCAGCAACTTCGGGCGGATCCATGTGCCCGGGATCGACGAGCTGTACGACCGGGGTCTGGCCGAGCTCGACGCCGGCAAGCGGCGCGAGATCGCGAACCGGATCGACGTACTGGCCTGGAAGCATGCGCACCACCTGCCGCTCTACGCCGGCTCCGGCGCGTACGCGGTCCGTGCGGAGCTCGCGAACTACGGGGCGCGGGGCCTGGGTTCGTACGGTTTCGAGAGCGCCGGGTTCCTGAAGTGA
- a CDS encoding ABC transporter permease: MSATAVHLARRLAWRLGLCLAATLTAYLLASLSFDPLAELRGHQPRPPQAVIDARAHRLGLDTPLPARFLDWLAGVPRGDFGETVGGQRVADELWRRCGTSVRLFLAGSLLAMAAGVVVGVWNALRSGRVSDGVSLVGSLVLLSVPVFVLGTVLKMAWLPVNEAAGTQLLYFSAETTPGADLTGWAAVGDRLRHLALPTLAVALPQAAFYSRYQRAAMLDVLGSDFLRAARAKGLRRGTAVVRHGVRMALIPMVTLFSFTFGLHLTGGVFTERIFGWNGMGDWLLTGIHEQDATVVATVTLFIAVLVVLAGWLGDALLAVLDPRIRRAAS, encoded by the coding sequence GTGAGCGCGACGGCCGTCCACCTGGCGCGACGGCTCGCCTGGCGGCTGGGGCTGTGTCTGGCCGCCACCCTCACCGCGTATCTGCTGGCCTCCCTCAGCTTCGACCCGCTCGCGGAGCTGAGGGGGCACCAGCCGCGGCCGCCGCAGGCCGTCATCGACGCGCGGGCGCACCGCCTGGGGCTCGACACTCCCCTGCCGGCGCGCTTCCTGGACTGGCTGGCCGGGGTGCCGCGGGGCGACTTCGGGGAGACGGTCGGCGGGCAGCGGGTCGCGGACGAGCTCTGGCGCCGCTGCGGCACCAGCGTCCGGCTGTTCCTCGCGGGGAGTCTGCTCGCGATGGCCGCCGGGGTGGTGGTCGGGGTGTGGAACGCGCTGCGCAGCGGCCGGGTGAGCGACGGGGTGTCGCTGGTCGGCTCGCTCGTGCTGCTCTCGGTGCCGGTGTTCGTCCTGGGGACGGTCCTGAAGATGGCCTGGTTGCCGGTCAACGAGGCCGCCGGTACCCAGCTGTTGTACTTCTCCGCCGAGACCACGCCCGGTGCGGACCTGACCGGGTGGGCGGCGGTCGGCGACCGGCTGCGGCATCTGGCGCTGCCGACGCTGGCCGTGGCGCTGCCGCAGGCCGCCTTCTACAGCCGCTACCAGCGGGCGGCGATGCTCGACGTGCTCGGCAGCGACTTCCTCCGGGCGGCGCGGGCGAAGGGCCTGCGGCGCGGGACCGCGGTGGTGCGGCACGGCGTCCGGATGGCGTTGATCCCGATGGTCACCCTGTTCTCGTTCACCTTCGGGCTGCATCTGACGGGCGGGGTGTTCACCGAGCGGATCTTCGGCTGGAACGGCATGGGCGACTGGCTGCTCACCGGAATTCACGAGCAGGACGCCACCGTCGTCGCCACGGTCACGCTCTTCATCGCCGTCCTCGTCGTTCTGGCGGGGTGGCTCGGCGACGCGCTGCTTGCCGTGCTGGATCCGCGGATACGGAGGGCGGCCTCGTGA